DNA sequence from the Elusimicrobiota bacterium genome:
TTCCACGTAGACAAAATAGAGTGGCTTGCCTCGCCCGCCGATCTGTGCCGTCTGATGGAATATATCCACAAAAAAAACGACAAGCAGGCGCTGGATATTCTGGCCATAAACACGGGGCTGGATATTCCGCCCGGCAAGTTCCTTTATGCCGGCTATAAGGGCGGCGCGGAGCCCGGAGTGCTGAACATGACCTGGCTTTTTAAAAGCAAGGGGAATGCCTGGTATTGCCTGTCCGCGTCCTGGAACAACGAAAAAGAGGATCTGGACGCAAACAAATTTTTTGAATTGATGGAATTGGCCTTGAGGGCCAATTGGGAATAAGAGCAGCGGCAAGTCACAGGTCACAAGTAAGAGGCTGAAAAAATCATGAAAAATATCGCCGTGTTCGCCTCGGGAGAAGGAACTAATCTTCAGGCTATTATTGACGCCGTTAAAAGCGGCCGGATAAAAGGAAAAGTGGTTCTGGTAATTTCAAGCCTGAAAGGCGCGGGCGCGCTGAAACGCGCGGGAAAAGAAAATATTCCGTCGGTCGCCCTGCCGCTGAAGGATTTCGCCTCGCCTGCCGAGCACGACGCGCGCCTGGCCGGGCTCTGCAAAGAGTATCAAATAGACCTGGTCTGTCTGGCCGGCTATATGATTAAACTCGGACCCCGCATGCTTGCCGGGTGGCATGAGAAAATAATCAATATCCACCCCGCTTTGCTGCCGGCTTTCGGCGGTAAGGGTTTTTACGGGATGAAAGTCCACGAAGCTGTGATAAACTCCGGCGCCGCCTTAAGCGGAGCCACGGCGCATTTTGTAAGCGAAGATTATGACCGCGGGCCCATAATACTCCAGGCCGCGGTTAATGTTTTACCCGGCGACACGCCCGAATCGCTGGCTAAAAGGGTGAACTTCCAGGAGCTGGCGCTTTATCCCAAAGCCGCGGCGCTGTTCTGCGAGGACAGGCTGAAAATCGAGGGCAATAAGGTGCTGGTGCTTCCCCCGGGCGATAGCGGCCGCACGCTCAAAAGGGCGCTGATGTCTCTCTCCGATAAAACCGGGGCCGTGGATTTCGCGCAGGCCCTTACGGAAATGGGCGTTGAAATAATTTCAACTTCCGGCACCTATAAACTGCTGAAAGAGGCGGGGCTGCCTGTGCGCGCTCTTGAAACGTTTACGGGATTTCCGGAGATACTGGACGGCAGGGTGAAAACTCTTCACCCGCTGGTGCACGGCGGAATACTTTACCGCAGGGATAACCCCGCCCATGTCGAGGATGTTAAACGCTGCGCCATAGAGTCCATAGATCTGGTGGCGGTGAATCTTTACCCTTTTGAGGAAACGGCAAAAAAAGCCGCGCCATGGTCCGAGGAACTGATAGAAAATATCGATATAGGCGGGGTGGCCTTGCTTAGAGCTGCGGCCAAAAACTATAAAGATGTGGCCGTTGTGGCAAACCCGCTGGATTACGGCGCCGTGATTAAAAATTTAAAGGAAAACGGCGGCGTTCTGCCGGTGGAATTCAGGAAGGAGCTGGCGCTGAAAGCTTTTAAACATACCGCCGCCTACGACACAGCCATCGCGGGCGTTTTGGCCCCCGCCCTTTTTCCCGAAGCGGGCCAAAGGGCGGGGCAAAGCCCCGCTCTTTTGGAGCAAACAACGGCGTGTGAGATTATAGGCGGGGAGATAAATCACAATTCCGATACCAAAAGGGCGGGGCAAAACACAGATGCGACGCCGGCAAAGGCGGATTACGCTGATCTCTTTGAGGCCCGCCTGAACAAAATAAACGACCTGCGCTACGGAGAAAACCCCCACCAGAGCTGCGCGCTTTACTCAAAAAACAAACGCCTGCCTTTCGACCAATTGCAGGGCAAGGAGCTTTCCTACAATAATATCCTTGACGCCTACGGCGCCTGCCAGGCCGTGCTGGAATTTCCGGTTCCGGCCGCCGTGATCTTTAAGCATATTACGCCCTGCGGCATGGGTACGGGCTTGAACCTCTCCGAGGCTTTTGAACGGGCCTGGAATACCGACCAGCTGTCGGCCTTCGGGGGTATTATAGCAGTCAACAGAAAACTGGACGGGGAGATAGCGGGCTTTCTCTCAAAGAAATTCGTGGAGGTTATCTGCGCGCCGGATTATGACGCCCAGGCCCTGGCTGTTTTCGCGAAGAAACCCAATCTGCGGCTTTTGAAATGGAGAGACTTCCCGGCGCAGCACCTGCAGTTCAGGTCAGTGGGGGAGGAAATACTTGTAAGTTCAAGCGACAGCGTTCTGTTCGGGGACAAGTGGGAAGTGCCAACGCTTAAAAAACCCTCAAAAGAAGAAGAGGAGGCGCTTAAATTTGCCTGGACAGTTGCCAAATATGTGCGCTCGAACGCTATAGTTCTGGCCGGACCGGGATACACCGCGGGCATCGGCGCGGGGCAGATGTCAAGAGTGGACGCCGTTTTTATGGCCAGGCACAAGTATGAGGAATTTTTAAAAAATAATCCGGCGCCAAAACCGCTGGCGCTTGCCTCGGACGCCTTTTTCCCGTTTCCGGACGGCATTGAGGAGGCGGCTAAAGCCGGTGTAACGGCAGTTATTCAGCCGGGCGGTTCAATGAGGGATAAGGAAGTGGTGGCCGCCGCCGACAGGCTGGGGCTTTCCATGGTGATGACCGGTATAAGGCATTTCAGGCATTAGGGATCACGGGGATTTTAGTACAATTTGGTAACTGCTCAGGTAGGCAGAATTCAGAAGTCAGAATTCAGAATGTTGGAATCTTTCTCGTAGTTGGTTTTCTCATTCTGGCTCCTGAATTCTGACTTCTGGCTACCTAAAATAGTTATGCATTTGTTGGATTTCCGGGGGGGGAACATGTTTATGCCTTTAAAAAACAATGAAAAAGAGAAACCGCCGCAGGCGTTTGAAATTGAGCTTAAAAAGCTTTTTAAAAAAACATTCGGCACTGAGCCGGAGTTGATCGAACCGTTAAACGGCGACGGTTCCGCCCGCCGGTTATTTCGGCTCCGGTCCGCCGCCCGCACGGCGATAGGGGCATACGGCCCCGATAAGCTTGAAAACAGGGCTTTTATCGAGTTTTCAAAGCACTTCAGACAGGAAGGCATGCCGGTGCCGGAAATTTTCGCCTTTGAGGAGGGAACCGGTTTTTACCTTGAAGAAGACCTGGGCGATACCACGCTTTTTCAGTTCATGCAAAGCGAGCGTTCGGGTTCGGAACTGCCGCCTCAGGTGGTTGAGGCGTATAAAAAAACCCTTAATTGGCTGCCTAAGTTTCAGCGGTCCGCCGGCAAAACTCTTGATTACAGTTGCTGCTACCCGCGCGGCAGTTTTGACCGCCAGTCCATAATGTGGGACCTCAGCTATTTCAAATATTATTTCCTCAGGCTCGCAAAGATCCCTTTTAACGAGCAGAAGCTTGAGGATGATTTCAACAGTCTGGCCTCTTTTCTGCTGGAGGCGGATTCCAACTTTTTTCTTTACCGCGATTTTCAGTCCAGGAACGTGATGCTGCGCGCAGCCGCGGACAGTCCGTCTAAGGCTGAACAGGCCGGTGTCGCGGGCGAACCCTGGTTTATAGATTACCAGGGCGGGCGCAAAGGCGCGCTGCAGTATGACCTGGCGTCCATTTTATATGACGCCAAAGCGGATATACGTCCGCGGCAGCGGACCGAGCTGATAAAATATTATCTGGAAGCCGCCGGAATTGAGGGCAAAACGGACAGGGCTGTATTCATGCGGTATTTTCACGCTTTCGTGTTCATCCGCATCATGCAGGCCATGGGCGCCTACGGCCTGCGCGGCTTTTATGAGGGGAAAACGCAGTTCCTCCAGAGCGTGCCCTACGCGGTAAGGAACATTGAGTGGCTTTTGGAAAACGCCGAACTGCCGCTTAAACTGCCTGAGCTCATGCAGGTTTTCAGGCGCGTCTGCTCGTCCTCGCGGCTGCGCCAGTTCGGAAAACCCAGCCTGGGCCTTACTGCCCGCGTTACCAGCTTTGCCTACCGCAACGGCGTGCCTTCCGACGAGAAAGGCCATGGCGGCGGTTTTGTGTTCGACTGCCGCGCCCTTCCGAACCCCGGCCGGCTTGAACAATACGCCCCGCTTACCGGCAAAGACGACGCGGTGATAAAATTCCTTGATGGGGAAACCGCGGTTTCCGGATTTCTGACAAATGTATACGGTCTGCTTGACGCCACCGTGGAAAATTATCTTTCCAGGAATTTTACCGACCTGATGGTGTCTTTTGGCTGCACCGGCGGCAGGCACCGCTCCGTTTACTGCGCCGAAGCCCTGGCCCGCCACCTGAGGGAAAAATATAAGGCCACAGTGGACTTAACCCACCGGGAACTTGAGGCCGAAAGCAGCAAAAAAACATGAAAGCCATGATACTCGCCGCGGGCCGCGGCACGCGGCTTAAGCCGCTCACCGACAGCGTCCCAAAGGCGCTGGTTGAAGTGGGCGGCGTGACGATGCTTGAGACAGTCATACGCCGCCTTATCAGCGCCGGGGCCGATTCTCTGGTTATAAATGTCCATCACCTGCATCATAAAATACTCTCTTTCCTGGCCGAAAAAGAATATTTCGGCCTGCATATAGACATTTCGCCTGAAATCTATTTTCCGCTTGAAACCGGCGGCGGACTTAAAAAAGCGGCCTGTTTTTTTGACGACGGGAAGCCTTTTTTTATGCACAACGCTGATGTTTTTACGGACCTGGACCTTTCCGCGCTTTACGCCGCGCACGTGAAAAGCGGGGCCTTGGCCACCCTGGCGGTTAAAAAAAGACCGTCCGCCAGGCAACTGCTGTTTGACGACGGATTGAACCTGAAAGGCAAACTTCAACCTGGGGCGGACCCAGGCAAACTTACCCAGCTCGCATTCAGCGGAGTTCAGGTTATTTCACCGGATATTTTTGGAAAAATGACAGAATCCGGCGTGTTTTCCATTACCGATGTTTATTTGCGGCTGGCGGGGGAAGGCGAAAAAATAATGGGTTTCAGAAATGACGCCTGTTACTGGCAGGATATCGGCAGTGTCGATAAACTTGAAAATTTACGGCGGCATGTGAAAAGTAGTAAGTAGCCAGTAACCAGTAAATAGTGGAGTCACAAATAAAAAACTATATACTAAAGGTGGAGGGTATTTAAGAAGGAATGTCTACCACTCTTCTGTCTACTGACTTCTGACTACTGAATTCTCTGGTTATGCTAAAACACAAAATCCCCGATGGTTCCGAGGTTTACTGGGATGGCGCACACTATGACGCCGATAACACCTCCATTCAGGCCGATATCCCTTTTTATATCAGAGAGGCTAAAAAAGCCAAAGGCCCCATTTTGGAACTCGCCTGCGGCACCGGGCGGCTGACCATCCCGATCTCCCGCTCCGGCATTGACATCGCGGGCGTTGATATTTCTCAGCCGATGCTTTCGCGGGCGCGGGAAAAGGCGGCCAAAGCCGGTGTAAAAGCCATTTTTATCAAAGCCGATATCAGGTCTTTCAAATTAAAAAAGAAGTTTAAACTTATTTTTATCCCTTTCAATTCAATGCAGCATCTCCATGACAGGGTTTCTCTAGAGCGCTTTTTTGAGCGCGTGCGCGCACACTTGGCTCCCGGCGGGCGCTTTATACTGGATGTTTTCAATCCCAATCCGCATTATCTGGTCCGTGACCCCGATGAGCTTATCCCGATAGGGCATTATAAAGACCCGGCGGGCGGCGGCGATATACTGATAAATGAAAGTTATTCCTATGACAAAGCTGTGCAGGCGGCGCGTCCTGTCTGGCATTATAAACGCGGCCGCCGCAATATCGGCGCTAAAAAGCTGAATATGCGCTGCTTTTTCCCGCTGGAGCTGGAAATGCTTCTGCATTACAACGGTTTTACAATAAAAGCCAAATACGGAGATTTTGACCGCTCCGCTTTCCGTTCAGACAGCCCCAAACAGATACTTGTTTGCTCCGTAAGAGCACATTAGCGCCCCCGCTGAATTTCCATTGAAACGGGGCACCCTAATTTGCTATCCTTAACCTTAATATGAAAGCATACGAATTGATGGTTATTATCAATCCTCAGGTTTCCGACGCCGAAGTTATTGAAATTGTGGACAAGACCAAGAAGATCATCACCGACGAGAAAGCCGAAGTTCTCGCGGAAGACAAGCTTGGCCGTAAAAAGTTTTATCATCAGGTGGGAAAACACCGAGACGGCTATTATTTTTACCTTAAAGTGAAAGCCGACCCCTCCTCCATTAAAACCATAAGCCGCAATCTGAAGCTTCAGCAGCATGTCCTAAGGGCCATGACGCTTAAGGCAGGGCTTGAGCCCGCCAAAAAAGCCTAACGGCGCAATGCGCCGTTAGGCGCAAGTCTCATGTTTCAGGGCACAAGTGAAGAGTGATGGTTTGCTTGTGACATGAAACTTGAGACTAAGCTGACTTGTGACTGCACAAGTCGGGAAATAGTATGAATATCCGAATTCCTGAACAGAACCAGGTAATTATAGCGGGTAGGCTTACGCGGGACCCGGAACATCGCGTAACCCAAAAAGGCAGCGGCTGTTGTTTTTTTGACGTGGCCGTGAACCGCCGCTACAAAGATATCGCTACCGGCGAGTGGAAAGACGATACCACCTATGTTCCCGTAGTCGTTTGGGGGCCGATGGCGGACCGCTGCAAGGAAAAGCTTCAAAAAGGCAGCCCCGTACATGTGGAAGGGCGTCTGGCCGGTTCCGAATATGTGGATAAGACCGGGCAGAAGCGCAAAGTTCTAAAAGTGACGGCCAGGCGTGTGCAATTTTTAGCCATGGCTTCCGCCGCTCCGGATGCTCCGGACGCCGCGGAAACCGCCGAGACCGAGGAACAGCCGGGCGTTCCGGCTAAAGAAAGTTCATCCGGCATAGAAGAAGTGCCGTTTTAAGGAGATTTATGGACAACACAGAACAGAATAATTCAAGACCGGCCGGAGCCCAGGGTGAGAACGCCGGCGCGTCAAGGCCCTCATCCGGCTTGCCCCCGACAGGCGGGCCTTCACGCGGCGGTCCCGGCGGCAGTATGGCCAGGCGGCCGCAGGGCAGGCGGCATTTCGCGCCTCGCAGAAAAGTTTGCAGGCTTTGCGCCGAACATATCGCTCTCATTGACTTCAAGCAGCAACAGATAGTCAAAAGCTTTTGCAGCGAGTCCGGCAAGATCCTGTCGCGCAGAATTACCGGCGCATGCGCCAAGCATCAGCGCCAGATAACGAGAGCGGTTAAAATAAACCGTAACCTTTCTCTCATGTCCTACGACGGCTGAGCGGCGCAAAGCGCCGCAGGTCACAAGTTTCAAGTTACGAATCACAAGTAAGAGGCTTAAATATGAAAGTTATACTCAAGAAAGACGTTTCCAATATCGGTCTGACGGGCGAGATAAAGCAGGTGAAAGACGGCTACGCCCGCAATTACCTTTTGCCCCGCGGCCTGGTTGAACTGGCCACCGAGGGCGCCCTCAAGGCGTGGAAGAACAGCGAAGTCAGGCGCTCAAAGCGCCTGGCGCAGGAAAACACGGGCCTTGAGGGAATCGCCAAGCGCCTGACCGCCATCACCCTTTCCTTCTCACGGCCGGTGTCCGAGGAAGGCGTTATGTTCGGCTCTATCGCCAAGAGCGACATCATCAAGAATCTGCAGGCCGCCGACATTAAAATTCACAAAGACATGATAAAGCTGCCCGCGTCCATAAAAGCCGTGGGGAATTTTGAAGTGGAAATAGCCCTTAAGCAGAACATCACGGCCAAGGTGAAAGTTGCGGTTTCAGCCCAAAGCAAGTAGGGCTGCCGCAACCCGGTGATTACACAGATCGCTTTGCAGGGGAAAAAGTGTAATCTCTCTTACTAATCCGTGTAATCTCTTCAAATGAACACTCCCAAAGTGCCTCCCCATTCGCTTGAGGCGGAAATGGCCGTCCTCGGCGCCATGCTTATTTCCAAAGAATCGGTGGAGACCGTAAGCGAAATCCTGCAGGCCAAACATTTCTATAACGATTCCAACCGGAAAATTTTTGAAGCCATCGGGGCCCTTTACGCCAAAAATCAGCCGGTTGACATGGTAACGCTCACCGAGGAACTTAAAAAAGCCGGCCGCCTTGACGATCTGGGCGGGCAGAAATATCTGGCGGACCTGACGGAAAAGGTCTCAACGCCGGCCCACACCCAGGCTTACGCCCAGCTGGTTAAAGAGAAAGCCATCCTGCGCGAGCTCATCCGCGTGTCCACCACGGTTATAGAAAGGTCCTTTACGAGCCCCGAAGACGTGGCCCACCAGCTTGATTACGCCCAGGAAGAGATACTTTCCGTGGCCCAGACCAACACCGATCACGGCTTTACTTCCGCCGAGGTCCTTGCCAAAGAAACGCTTGAGCGGCTTGAAAAATCTTACGGCGACCATTCCCCCATAACCGGCGTGGCGACGGGATTCGGCCGGCTGGATGATATGACCGGCGGCCTGCAAAAATCCGACCTTATAATACTGGCGGCCCGGCCCAGCCAGGGCAAAACCGCCATGGCGCTTAATATGGCCTATCACGCGGCCGTTGAAAAGAAAGTGCCCGTGGCCGTTTTTTCGCTTGAAATGGATAAGCACGCCATTTTCCAGAGGATGCTTTGCGGCGCGGCCCGGGCGGACCTTGGAAATGTGCGCAAGGGGTATTTTCCCAGGGAAATATGGAGCGAGCTTACAAGGTATTCCTCCCTGATCTCGGAATCGCCGCTTTGGATAGACGATTCGTCCAGCCTGAATATACTTGATATCCGCACGCGCGCCCGCAAGCTGATGAGCCTGCTTAAAAACCAGAATAAAGAGCTCGGCCTGATCATCATAGACTATATCCAGCTCATACGCGGCACCGGCCGCATTGAAAACCGGCAGCAGGAAGTGTCCGAGATTTCCCGGCTTTTAAAAGATCTGGCCAGAACGCTTAAAGTGCCGGTGCTCGCCCTCTCGCAGCTTAACCGCCGCAGCGAGGACAAGGCCCGCGAGGGAAACCGTCCCCAGCTTTCAGACCTGCGCGAGTCCGGTTCGCTTGAGCAGGACGCCGATCTGGTGGCGCTCATACACAGGGAAGAAGTTTATAAAAGGGACGACCCTAACTTTAAAAACAAGGCTATCCTTATAATAGCCAAGCAGCGCAACGGCCCCGTGGGGGATGTGCACCTGAATTTCTTCAAGGAATACACCCGCTTTGACGACCCCGCGCCTCCAGGACTGGAGCAGATAGCGGAAGAAGCGGTGTTTTAGTATCAGTGCTAAATCATATATTCTTCCAATGAAAGTTTACAGGCCTACCGTCGCTGAAATAAATTTTCCTGCGCTTTCAGCCAACCTCATTAAAATAAAAAAAACCGTGGGAGCTAAAACCCGCGTGATGTTCGTGGTAAAGGCAGACGCCTACGGCCACGGCGCCGCGGCAGCGGCCGTTTTTGCCGAAAAGAAAAAGCTGGCCTGGGGGTATGGCGTGTCGTCGGTGGAGGAGGGGCTCGCGCTGCGCGGGGCCGGAGTTAGATCTCCCGTGCTGGTGCTTGGAAGCCTTTATCCGTTCGAAAGCTTTGTCGAGGCTCTCCACGCGAATCTGACTCTTACCATTTCAAGCCTTCAGGGCGCGCGCCAGGCTGCGCGGGCTTCACAGCGCTTGGGCAAAAAGGCCTTGTGCCATGTGAAGCTTGAAACCGGCATGGGCCGCATAGGGGCGCGGAAGCCGGCCGTCATTAAAATTTTTGAGGCGCTTGGCGCTTCCAAAACCGTCGTGGCGGAGGGGTTATACACGCATCTTTCAAGCGCCGACAGCGACCCTGAGTTTACCGCCCGGCAGCTTGAAATTTTCAGCCAGACCGCCGGGGAACTGGAATCCGCCGGCCGGGGCGCGCTTATAAAGCACACCGCCAATTCCTTCGCCGCGCTTAACTATCCGCAAAGCCGCCGGGATATGGTGCGGGTAGGGCTTGCCGCTTACGGCTGCATGGAAGGTTTTAAACCGGCTCTCACTCTTAAAACCAGAATAGTTTTTGTAAAAACGGTGCGGCGCGGCGCCTATATCAGCTATAACAAGTCTTTCAGGGTTCCCGGCCCTATGAAGATAGCCACGCTGCCTATCGGCTACGGCGACGGCTACACGCGCGCCCTTTCCAATAAGGCCGATATTCTGGTGGGCGGACGGCGCTGCAGGGTGCTTGGCAATATTACCATGGACATGCTTATGATCGATGTTACCAGGGTAAAAGAGGTCTCGGTCGGGGATGAAGCCGTTTTAATAGGCCGGCAGGGCAGGGAAGAAATTACGGCGCGCGAGCTGGCAGTGAAGGCGCTTACAATTCCTTACGAAATTACCACGCTTCTCTCGTCCAGAGTGCCGCGGGTGTATGTGGAATAGGTTGCAGGCTGAGCAATTGCTTTAAGCCGTATGCCATAAGCCATAAGCCATAAGCTGTAAGCTGTAAGGGAACCCTTAAGGGCTTATTTTGTATCCGCCTATGGCTTAAAGCCTACGGCATATGGTTATTTAACAGCCTATCCACCTGAACAGTTATCTTTTATGAAACACCGTTTGACGGAATATGTGGGCAGGGAGTTTATGAGCCTGGCCGAAACTATGGGCGCCGTGGCGCTTATGATCAAGTCCGTGGTTTTCTGGCTTTTCAGGTCCAGGTTCGAGGCCGGCGAGGCCGTTAAGCAGGCGATGAAGATAGGCGTGGACTCAATAACGGTTACCGCGCTGACCAGCTTTTTTACCGGCATGGTGCTGGCGCTGCAGATGGGCCATTCCATGAAAAATCTTTTCAACGAGCCGATGTATATCGGCACCATGGTCGCTTTCTCCATGCTGAAAGAGCTCGGGCCGGTGCTTACCTCCATAGTGGTGGCCGGCCGCGCCGGCGCGGTGGTCACGGCGGAAATAGGCACCATGAAGGTGACGGAGCAGATAGACGCTCTTTACACTTTGGGCACCAACCCGACGCGCTACCTGCTTGTGCCGCGCTATATCGCCTTCATGATCACGCTGCCGCTGCTGACCGTCTTCGCGGATTTTCTGGGAGTGCTGGGCGGCTGCCTTGTCGGAATGGTCAAGCTGGGCGTTTCGCCGGCGGTTTACAAGGACGATATTTTTACCTACCTGGGCACAGAGGATTTTATGCACGGTTTTTTGAAGACTTTTTTCTTCGCTTTCATGATAGCCACGGTGTCCTGCTACAAGGGCTTGAACACGAAAGGCGGCGCGGAGGGCGTGGGCAAGGCCACCACTGAGGCGGTGGTGGTCAGCATGGTGCTGGTGATGGTTATGGACTACTTTATCAGCGCGCTGCTGGTGGCGGTGGGCATATGATGTGGTGCGGGCCAGTCATGGGGCTGCCCTTCCGCCACGTGGGAAACCCAATGCCTGTGCAGGTGCCGTCTCAAGAGCCTATGGCTTTCAGACGGCCTCCCGTGGTTTCCCCCCGAAGCGGGGCCCCCCATCCGCTATGTGGCTCCAGAGCAGCCTCATGCCCGGCCCTTTGGGTGAGTTGGAAAAGTTTATGATCAAAATAAGGAATTTAAACAAGGCTTTCGGCGAGAAGCGCGTGCTTAGGAATATCTCCGTCGATATTAAAGAGGGCGAGTTGTTCAGCGTTATAGGCCCGTCGGGGATAGGCAAGAGCACTTTTATTAAATGCCTCATACGCCTGCTTAAGCCGGAGAGCGGGCGTATAATCGTGGACGGACAGGATATCGCGTCCACCGTGAACGAATTTACTCTGGCGCGCGTGCGGCGCAGTTTCGGCTATCTGTTCCAGGAGGGGGCTTTGTTCGATTCTCTTACGGTTATGGACAATGTGGCCTTCGGCTTGAAATATCTTACGGATGTCCCTAAAAGCGACTATCCACGGATCGTAAAAGAAAAGCTGGCTTTGGTCGGCTTAAAAGATGTCGAGCAGTTAAAGCCTGCGGAATTGTCTGTGGGGATGAAAAAAAGGGTTTCGCTGGCCCGTTCCGTGGCGGCGGAGCCTAAATATATCCTTTACGATGAGCCCACCACGGGCCTTGACCCCGTGACCACGGGTATGGTGAAGGACCTTATTCTTGATATGCGCGCCAAGCTTCATATCACGTCGGTGGTGGTAACGCACGATCTGAAGCTCGCGCTTGAAATTTCAAGCCGGGTGGCCATGCTTTACGGGGGGGAGTTCGTGGAAGTGTCCGAGCCCGCCAAATTCCGCCAGTCGGAACACAAAGGCGTGAAAGAATTTATGGAGATTTCCGACCTTTCCCGCAAATAGCCCGGCGTGTTTTTTCCGTCTTAAAAATGAATATGCTAGTATTGGGCAATGCGGACAAAAAGCCCCGTTAACCCGCTTGTTTTCACTGCCGCGGCATTTGCCATATAGCGCCGGACAGGGAAGGAGTCGAAAAATGCTCACTCAAAATGATCTCCCGCAGCAATTCCAGGCTGTTAAAGACGAGGATGAAAATATTATCTGGGTGGGAGAACCGCGGTTCTTCCCGTTCTTGTGCACCGGAATTCCGTTTTTGGCCATCGGTTTGTTATGGGGGGCGATAGATTATTTCGGTTTCATAAGGCCCATGGGCGGCGCGAACAGCTCCGAGCCGTTGGGCTTCATCGTGCCTTTTTTTGCTTTGCATTTATTCCCTTTTTGGGGGAGTATCCTTAACATGTTCCGTCTTGTATTGGTGCATAAAAATACTTTTTATGCCATTACCAATAAACGCGTAATGATGAGAAGTGGTTTCTGGGGCATAGATTTTAACGCGGTGGATTACGACAAAATATCGGATGTCCAGGTTACTGTTAACCCGCTGGAAAACATGTTGGGCGTAGGTACGGTGCGTATTTCAGCCGGGAAAGTCGACAGCAAAGGCAATTCTCTTACGGAAGATTTTATCGCGGTGGAAAACCCTTACGAAGTTTTCAAGCAGCTGAAGACCGTCATGGTAAATATCAAAACGGACTGGAATTATCCTAATAAATTACGTCCAGACGAAAATCCCGGGTACAAAACGAAATATAATCCCAAATAGCGCCCAAGCCCCGAACCGGCAGTCTTCTCCACCGTCTGACAATCTCTTACTTGTGACTTGCAATCTGCCTGCCTTGCCTGCCGGCAGGTGACTGCGGCCTGACTGACGCCGCCGCGGACCCCGTTTTATTCTGTAAAACCCCTCCAAAAATTGCTATTTCCCGACTTTCGCAGGCCCCTAAAAATCACCGTCTCTTCATTGGCAACCCTCTTAAAATCCGGGCGCCTCACGGGTAAGAGGGAGGAATGTTTTTTATCCGGCAGCCGGCCTTGCGGGTTCGCGGGGCCTGTCCAGCTCTTTTGGCTTCGCGGCAACAGTCAATTATACAAGGTGGAGCTAATTAGCCATGGTTCCTGGGCCAAAAGGGCTGGGCTTGCCGCCGGACCGGAACGCGGGGACAGCCGTCCACACCGTGGCCGGCTTCCATCACTCACCTTCGGCGCTTGCGTAAGCCTCAGGTTCGCGAA
Encoded proteins:
- the rplI gene encoding 50S ribosomal protein L9 — translated: MKVILKKDVSNIGLTGEIKQVKDGYARNYLLPRGLVELATEGALKAWKNSEVRRSKRLAQENTGLEGIAKRLTAITLSFSRPVSEEGVMFGSIAKSDIIKNLQAADIKIHKDMIKLPASIKAVGNFEVEIALKQNITAKVKVAVSAQSK
- a CDS encoding class I SAM-dependent methyltransferase, coding for MLKHKIPDGSEVYWDGAHYDADNTSIQADIPFYIREAKKAKGPILELACGTGRLTIPISRSGIDIAGVDISQPMLSRAREKAAKAGVKAIFIKADIRSFKLKKKFKLIFIPFNSMQHLHDRVSLERFFERVRAHLAPGGRFILDVFNPNPHYLVRDPDELIPIGHYKDPAGGGDILINESYSYDKAVQAARPVWHYKRGRRNIGAKKLNMRCFFPLELEMLLHYNGFTIKAKYGDFDRSAFRSDSPKQILVCSVRAH
- the rpsR gene encoding 30S ribosomal protein S18, with translation MDNTEQNNSRPAGAQGENAGASRPSSGLPPTGGPSRGGPGGSMARRPQGRRHFAPRRKVCRLCAEHIALIDFKQQQIVKSFCSESGKILSRRITGACAKHQRQITRAVKINRNLSLMSYDG
- the rpsF gene encoding 30S ribosomal protein S6, producing the protein MKAYELMVIINPQVSDAEVIEIVDKTKKIITDEKAEVLAEDKLGRKKFYHQVGKHRDGYYFYLKVKADPSSIKTISRNLKLQQHVLRAMTLKAGLEPAKKA
- a CDS encoding single-stranded DNA-binding protein — protein: MNIRIPEQNQVIIAGRLTRDPEHRVTQKGSGCCFFDVAVNRRYKDIATGEWKDDTTYVPVVVWGPMADRCKEKLQKGSPVHVEGRLAGSEYVDKTGQKRKVLKVTARRVQFLAMASAAPDAPDAAETAETEEQPGVPAKESSSGIEEVPF
- the purH gene encoding bifunctional phosphoribosylaminoimidazolecarboxamide formyltransferase/IMP cyclohydrolase; the encoded protein is MLPPGDSGRTLKRALMSLSDKTGAVDFAQALTEMGVEIISTSGTYKLLKEAGLPVRALETFTGFPEILDGRVKTLHPLVHGGILYRRDNPAHVEDVKRCAIESIDLVAVNLYPFEETAKKAAPWSEELIENIDIGGVALLRAAAKNYKDVAVVANPLDYGAVIKNLKENGGVLPVEFRKELALKAFKHTAAYDTAIAGVLAPALFPEAGQRAGQSPALLEQTTACEIIGGEINHNSDTKRAGQNTDATPAKADYADLFEARLNKINDLRYGENPHQSCALYSKNKRLPFDQLQGKELSYNNILDAYGACQAVLEFPVPAAVIFKHITPCGMGTGLNLSEAFERAWNTDQLSAFGGIIAVNRKLDGEIAGFLSKKFVEVICAPDYDAQALAVFAKKPNLRLLKWRDFPAQHLQFRSVGEEILVSSSDSVLFGDKWEVPTLKKPSKEEEEALKFAWTVAKYVRSNAIVLAGPGYTAGIGAGQMSRVDAVFMARHKYEEFLKNNPAPKPLALASDAFFPFPDGIEEAAKAGVTAVIQPGGSMRDKEVVAAADRLGLSMVMTGIRHFRH
- a CDS encoding phosphotransferase yields the protein MPLKNNEKEKPPQAFEIELKKLFKKTFGTEPELIEPLNGDGSARRLFRLRSAARTAIGAYGPDKLENRAFIEFSKHFRQEGMPVPEIFAFEEGTGFYLEEDLGDTTLFQFMQSERSGSELPPQVVEAYKKTLNWLPKFQRSAGKTLDYSCCYPRGSFDRQSIMWDLSYFKYYFLRLAKIPFNEQKLEDDFNSLASFLLEADSNFFLYRDFQSRNVMLRAAADSPSKAEQAGVAGEPWFIDYQGGRKGALQYDLASILYDAKADIRPRQRTELIKYYLEAAGIEGKTDRAVFMRYFHAFVFIRIMQAMGAYGLRGFYEGKTQFLQSVPYAVRNIEWLLENAELPLKLPELMQVFRRVCSSSRLRQFGKPSLGLTARVTSFAYRNGVPSDEKGHGGGFVFDCRALPNPGRLEQYAPLTGKDDAVIKFLDGETAVSGFLTNVYGLLDATVENYLSRNFTDLMVSFGCTGGRHRSVYCAEALARHLREKYKATVDLTHRELEAESSKKT
- a CDS encoding nucleotidyltransferase family protein; the encoded protein is MKAMILAAGRGTRLKPLTDSVPKALVEVGGVTMLETVIRRLISAGADSLVINVHHLHHKILSFLAEKEYFGLHIDISPEIYFPLETGGGLKKAACFFDDGKPFFMHNADVFTDLDLSALYAAHVKSGALATLAVKKRPSARQLLFDDGLNLKGKLQPGADPGKLTQLAFSGVQVISPDIFGKMTESGVFSITDVYLRLAGEGEKIMGFRNDACYWQDIGSVDKLENLRRHVKSSK